The Leptospiraceae bacterium genome includes the window AACTTACTAAAACTGCATGTGAATATTTTTTGGAAAAAAAAGTAGATGCAATTCTTCTTGCGTGCAATACGGCTACATCTGCCAGTGCGAAAATTTTACGGGAAGAATTTTCTATTCCAATATTTGGAATGGAGCCGGCATTAAAACCTGCCTTAATGGAAAACCCGGGACAAAAAATCGCAGTTCTTGCAACCCAATTCACAATTTCAGAGGATAAATTTTTAGAATTAGAAAAAAATCTTAATGCAGTTGGAAGACTTTCTGTTTTTTCTTGTGAAGGCCTTGCATCTCTTGTAGATCAAAAAAATTTTGAAAAGTCTAAAGCTTTTCTAGAGCCTATTTTAGAAAAAGTTCGACAAGAAAAGATTCAGGCAATCGTGCTTGGTTGCACTCACTATGTTCTATTAAAAAAAATTTTCCACTCTCTCTACCCTAATGTAAGGTTATACGATGGGAATAAAGGAACATATACACATGTTCAAAAATCTTTAAATCTTCAAATAGGTCATTCTACCAAGAATCATATAAACCTTTTCTTAAATGGAGGCTCCGATTATGATTATTCAACTGCAAATTATTATTTACAAGAGCCTTTTTCATGATTCCAATCTACAAAATATTTTTCTGTAGTTTTAAACATTCGATCCAAGGTGCTTTACAGTATAGTAGGCTTTGATTATGTAATTTCTATTACGTGTAGATATGCCTCACCTTTGATTTTTTTTGGTAGGTTTTGATTCAAAAGCAGATCTTTCTTTTTTAGTATATTTTTTTGCTTTTTTTGGTTTTTCGCCACTTCTTATGTCGTATCAGCCTATTGTATCGTGTGGTTTTTCTCTTGGAGAGATAGACTCCTACCGCAATCGAACTGACCTTGGGTGGAACTCCAAAGTCATAGAACTTGGCAGGGATGATTATGTCCCATCCGGCAATGTCAAGCAGCAAAAGAAGAGTAAAAAGAGCCGTTCGGGAAATACCAAGCCATTGAGCAAACTCACCAAGCTCAATCCAATCTGCGTTCTCAGGACGAAAATTCTTCTTCTGAAGATTCTGCCCTTCTTCCTGATACACCGTTTTAACACAATCCAACTTTTTCAAAGTCCAAAGTAACACATTCCTGTATCTCTCCAACAATTCGTGCAAGTAATCCTCTCTCGAAATAGTTTCAGTCCTCGAGGTAAACTCATCCATATATTTTTCTGGAATAAGCAGACTTGACTGCGTTCGTTCAAATTTTTCTGGATTCAAAGTATTCTCCTAATATAAAATTTTTCTTTCCTCTAGTTTCTGTCCCCAGCCACTATTTCTTGCCTCTTGATATAAGGTAAAATAATATCGTGATAGAAATAAAATTTTTACAATTTTAGAAAAAATTTTTTAGTTTTTACAGAAAAAATCCCAAATCTACACTAAATGCGTAATCTCTTGAAATCCCCCAAAAAAGTGGAGTTCCCTCATTTTTGCCTAAAAGGTGAACAATTGGTATAAAACATGCACTTTACTGAAAAGAGTGGAGATCCCACATTTTTGCACGAAAAGTACAAAATCTGTACTAAAAGTAAAATCTTCAAAACTCTACTAAAGTGAAAAACCTCGATCTAAAAAGAAAAATCTAATGGAATAAGATTTTAGCTCTACTATTTCCGTCCTTAGACCTCAGTCTTTTCGTCCTCCGAATAGTTCTTTAGAAAGAAGTTGCTATGATAGAATATTTCACTTAAGATAATTTATCATGAAGTCTTTTTTTCAAATGCGGAAAATAAAAAATGCAAAAATGCAAGAATACTTAGTGCAAGCACAATACCCAGTATAGACTTTTGCCAATTAATAAAAATTGTTCCATTAGAAATAATTCTATCTTGTCTATTTTCTTCAGGAACAAAAGGAGTTCCCCCGGATACTTGAAATTTTACTTCTTCATTAATTTTCGAGTACGTAACTTTATACGCCTTCATCTTTTTTGGAACGCCATTCTCAAGAAGTGAGAATTCTTTTGCTCCAATTATTCTTAGTTGTATATCTTCGGGCTTTAAAAAAACTATCTGTCCATTTTTACTTTGATCAAACAACAATTTATCTTCAAATTCAATATCAGATAAATCTGGAGCAGAAATAGAATACGTTAGTTGCAATTCGTTTACACCCGGTAGGATAGCCCTATCTAAAATACGTCCATTTTTTCCCTGAGCTAGCGTTAAAGGAATTCCCATTTTAGATTCATTTTGTGAAATTTGGCCAAATACCTCTGTTGCTGACTTTGGAACATAAATTTCTAATTGCTTGTCAGGATCTAAAAAACTAACAGGTGGGTTGGAAGTGTTTGAAAATATATAAATTTTGTTAATAATAATCTCATTTTTTGTTCGAACGATTTGTAATAGTCCCCTAATTTCAGTTGAGTGAAAATTTTTTTCTGAGTCAAAAACAGTAATCTCCTGCGGTTTATTGAAACTATTAGGGTCCAATGAAACTACCTTATTATAATTGACTCCCATATATTTTGCTTGAAGTAATAGTGAGGACGATTCAGAAATAGAGATTTTAGAAAACGTAAATTTCCCCTGAACATTAGTGATTTCAGAGAGTATTTTCATTTGACTATTTAAGTCAATGAGTCTAAGGGTTTCGGCAAATCCAGTTACCTTTCTTGTCCCGTTGTGAATAGAAACAGAAATATCTACTTCTATTCCAAATACTTGGGTAGAAAAAAATAGAGATAGTAGTAAAAATAGTTTAAGCCGAAACAGATGAACTGACTTTATAGTAAATATTTCCAATTATCGAACAACAGTCACACTGCATGGAGCATGATGAACGACTCTATCCGAAACAGAACCTACTAAAAATCTTGCAAATGCAGAGTTTCCTCTGCTACCGATTACAATTTGATCAATTTTTTCTTTCGAGGCAACTTCACAAATCTTTTCGGCAGGGTATCCTTCCTCAACAAGGCGTTTCCATTTAATATCTGATGAATCTAAAATAGTATGAACTTTTTCGAGTCTTTGATCGGATATCCACTTTACACGTTCTTTTCCGGCAGGAGGATTTTCATAATAGCCCGGAAGAGGTCCAAATTCTTCGACCACCTCTAAAACAAAAACTTCTGCTTTTGCAGCTTTTGCAATCGAGATTCCTAATTCAAGGGCTTTCTTAGAGCTGGCAGATCCATCAATCGGAATCAAAATTCTTTTAATATGTTTATCCATAAAAATATTTTTGAAGAGTAAGGTTTTCTGTAAACAAACTTTTCTTATTCAAAAAACTTGCAAAAGACAAGCTAAGATTTAATCAAGTCTTAGGAGTAAAAAAATGCGACCTTTTAAAGTGTTAGGAATTCAACAAATTGCAATTGGTGGAGACAGCAAAGATCGTCTTTCACATTTCTGGATAGATATTATGGGGTTGACAAAGGTAGGTCAATTCAGAAGCGAAAAAGAAAATGTGGACGAAGACATTGTGAGAATTGGTGAAGGCCCTTTTTCCGTGGAAGTAGATTTGATGATGCCGATTGATTCGAATAAAAGTCCCAAGGTTCATGATCCTAAATTAAATCATTTCGGGTTGTGGATTGATGACTTGCAAAAGTGCGTAGAGTATCTTACTGAAAAAAAAGTTCGGTTTACTCCCGGAGGAATTCGCAAAGGTGCTGCCGGTTATGATGTGTGTTTTATTCATCCTAAGGGAAATGATGAGTTCCCATTTTGTGGCGAAGGCGTTTTGATTGAATTGATACAAGCACCCAAGGAAGTGATCGAGGCGTTTCGTAAGTATTTCCATAAATAATTTTTGCAATTAGTACAATTTAAGAAAAGGCAGTAAAACAAGTTCTTTAACAAGTATTGTTGTGGTTTACGTGAGAATGTCTTCTTGTCCAAATCCAGCTTACATAAATGATTAGTGCAAAAAAACCGTAAAAAATAAATTGAGCTAAATGTAAAATTGTCGCATAAACAAGACCGTTTGCTGAAGTTTTTCCCAATAATACAAAACCAGAGATTATAGAAGCATGAAAAACACCTATCCCGGAAGGAGCTGATGGAATAGCGACACCCATAGCCCCACAAAATATTAAAAAAATAATTTCTATATATGAAATTTGCATTCCGAGTAAGCCAAAAATTCCAAGATAAATTGTTGAATATGCACACAACCACATAAAAAGAGATATTAACGCTGGTTTTAAAAAAGCTCTTAAAGTAAGAAACTCTCCTAAATCCACAATATGCTCTTTAACTTTAGAATGAAAAAATTCTTCCTTTCTTATTAACATAAATGGAAGAGAAAGTATTCTTATGAAAGATTGATTTTTGTATCGAAGGTAAAGCAAAACTGCAATAAGTCCAAGTACCAAAATTCCCGAAAAAGTAAAAATTGCCAAATTAGAGGACTTCTGTTGATTGATTCCTAAGAGAAAAAAAGAAACTAAACCAATGAGGATTACAGTGATAAAATCCACTACTTTCTCAATAAAAATTTTTGAAAGAAGGGTTGGATAAAGAATATGAGATTCTTTTTTACAATAAAAAATTCTAAGTATATCTCCACCTCTGGCCGGTAGAATCATATTCGCTCCACCACCTAAAATAACCGAGGCCAAAGCGAGTTTGTATTTCATTTTTTTTTCAAGAAGAATGTACCATCTTGCACCAAATAGAATAAGACCAAAGATACTACCAAGAATAAATGGTATTAAATAAAAATAATTTATTCTCTCTTTGATCTTATAAAATTCATAGAACTCGATTTTACTGATTAAGAAACTAACTGCAAGAAGACTCGTGACAACTCCTACAAGAAGTTTTTTCAATTATCCACCTACAATTAGTTTGTTTTGAAGATGATATTAATCTTCATCATCTTCGCTTTTTACTTCTTCTTTTTTCTCTTTTTTATTCACCGCAGAGTTATCAAATTCATCTTCATCGTCATCGGTTTCTCTTTCTCTAAGGTCAGAACCGGTAGTTTTGGAAATATTGATTACATCGATCTTTGCACCGTAAACCCAACCTTCAAGATAATTTTTCTTTACGATTCCATCGTCATAAGCTAACTGAACTAAATAGTAGTAATCTTCTAAGATCTTCCCTGCAATTCTTGCTTTATAAAGTTTGGGAGCTACTCTTTTAATTTTAACTATTTCTCCTTTAGACAAGGTGATGATTCTGTCACCTCTGGCGTTTGGACTTCTCTTAATCGTAGCTTGGTTGGATTTGATTATCGCATAACGTCCGGTAGCATTCCTTCTATACGCTAAAACTTTTTCGATATATTTTTTTGTGTCATCGTCTTTAGTCATAAGATAGAGTTTTACGAGAACAAGTGTAGCTCCAAATGTTTGGTTGTTGCTTGCCAAGTTATAAGCAATATAACGAATGAAAGGAGCAAGATTTGGTTTAATTTCGAGAGTTTTATAAATAAGGTCTAAACTTTCTTTGGATCGATGGTGGCTAAGACCGATTAGTGCTTGCATTACAAGCTCGATTTGACTAGACTCAATATATTTTTTGAATGTAGTCCTATCTTCAGCTACATTATAATATCCTAGTCCTTCTAATGCAGCACCAAGCACTTTTACGTCTTCCGATTTAAGTCCTTCTGAAACAATTATTTCTCTTCCAGTCGATGAACGAAGTTTTCCAAGTCCTTTGTATGATGCAGCTCTGATTTCCGGGTATTTTGATTTTGTTCCTCTCAGGAAATATTTAAAGGAGCTTTGTGATCCGATAATCGCAATCGAATTGTATGCCGCCTGACGCACTAAATACCCATCTGTTTCAATCGCTCTGTGTAAAGTTTTAAGACCTGTTCGCATTCTCCCGAGGGCATCTGCTGCTTCAGCACGAACTTCAGGGATCGGGTGTTTTTGCAATAGTCTGATAATTGCATTTTCACCGGATCTGTTTCTGCGTGACTCGTAACGCAAGATAAGACTTTTTGCTTCTTCTATTCTGGCTTTTTCGGTTTTAGTTTCCGGTGCAGCTTTTTTGTCTCCTTCTTTTGGTGCTGACTCATCTTTTTTATTTGAGTCATCATCATCCGTTGAATCATCACCATCATCTTTCACTGTGATTAGCGTAGTGTTGGAATTTTTGGAAAAATCTTGCATTGTGTTTGTTTCAAGAAAATTTTTCTCGTTGAGTTTTTCAGAGAAATACCCTTTTTCAACTGAATAGACAGTTGAAGCAAAAAAGAATAGGAGTGTTGCTATGAGCGATGTTTTCAAGGAAGTCACCTTTATATAAAAAAAGTTTCAAGAATAGTATGAATATTAATCTTGACTTAATTTTCAATCTATTTATATTCTTACTTAAAATTATCGGTAAAAGACTATCAGTAAATTAAGCGGTATTTTAGGAGGATTGAAGGCAGGACAACTCCAAAAGCTAAAAAATCTTGCCGAAAAGCGTCTAAAAGAAGATGTATTGATTTCCAAAGATTTGGCTAAGTCAATTTGTGAGATTTCTTTTGAGATTAGAAGGCAGGTTGGTCTCCTCATAGATCGAAAAGGTTATGTCACACACGTAATTATAGGGAATGACAATTCCATCGAAATTCCCTATCTCGATAGGATTCGCACCTCAGAGACTCGTCTTCGGGGAATTCGGCTCGTACATACCCATTTAAAGAAAGAGCCTCTATCCATGGATGATCTTACA containing:
- a CDS encoding universal stress protein; its protein translation is MDKHIKRILIPIDGSASSKKALELGISIAKAAKAEVFVLEVVEEFGPLPGYYENPPAGKERVKWISDQRLEKVHTILDSSDIKWKRLVEEGYPAEKICEVASKEKIDQIVIGSRGNSAFARFLVGSVSDRVVHHAPCSVTVVR
- a CDS encoding DUF1564 family protein, encoding MNPEKFERTQSSLLIPEKYMDEFTSRTETISREDYLHELLERYRNVLLWTLKKLDCVKTVYQEEGQNLQKKNFRPENADWIELGEFAQWLGISRTALFTLLLLLDIAGWDIIIPAKFYDFGVPPKVSSIAVGVYLSKRKTTRYNRLIRHKKWRKTKKSKKIY
- a CDS encoding flippase-like domain-containing protein is translated as MKKLLVGVVTSLLAVSFLISKIEFYEFYKIKERINYFYLIPFILGSIFGLILFGARWYILLEKKMKYKLALASVILGGGANMILPARGGDILRIFYCKKESHILYPTLLSKIFIEKVVDFITVILIGLVSFFLLGINQQKSSNLAIFTFSGILVLGLIAVLLYLRYKNQSFIRILSLPFMLIRKEEFFHSKVKEHIVDLGEFLTLRAFLKPALISLFMWLCAYSTIYLGIFGLLGMQISYIEIIFLIFCGAMGVAIPSAPSGIGVFHASIISGFVLLGKTSANGLVYATILHLAQFIFYGFFALIIYVSWIWTRRHSHVNHNNTC
- a CDS encoding HEAT repeat domain-containing protein, with product MKTSLIATLLFFFASTVYSVEKGYFSEKLNEKNFLETNTMQDFSKNSNTTLITVKDDGDDSTDDDDSNKKDESAPKEGDKKAAPETKTEKARIEEAKSLILRYESRRNRSGENAIIRLLQKHPIPEVRAEAADALGRMRTGLKTLHRAIETDGYLVRQAAYNSIAIIGSQSSFKYFLRGTKSKYPEIRAASYKGLGKLRSSTGREIIVSEGLKSEDVKVLGAALEGLGYYNVAEDRTTFKKYIESSQIELVMQALIGLSHHRSKESLDLIYKTLEIKPNLAPFIRYIAYNLASNNQTFGATLVLVKLYLMTKDDDTKKYIEKVLAYRRNATGRYAIIKSNQATIKRSPNARGDRIITLSKGEIVKIKRVAPKLYKARIAGKILEDYYYLVQLAYDDGIVKKNYLEGWVYGAKIDVINISKTTGSDLRERETDDDEDEFDNSAVNKKEKKEEVKSEDDED
- the murI gene encoding glutamate racemase, coding for MSEKLSTYQKKIGVFDSGMGGISVLREMNQNLKGIDFFYYGDIANSPYGNKSKEEITKLTKTACEYFLEKKVDAILLACNTATSASAKILREEFSIPIFGMEPALKPALMENPGQKIAVLATQFTISEDKFLELEKNLNAVGRLSVFSCEGLASLVDQKNFEKSKAFLEPILEKVRQEKIQAIVLGCTHYVLLKKIFHSLYPNVRLYDGNKGTYTHVQKSLNLQIGHSTKNHINLFLNGGSDYDYSTANYYLQEPFS
- a CDS encoding VOC family protein; the protein is MRPFKVLGIQQIAIGGDSKDRLSHFWIDIMGLTKVGQFRSEKENVDEDIVRIGEGPFSVEVDLMMPIDSNKSPKVHDPKLNHFGLWIDDLQKCVEYLTEKKVRFTPGGIRKGAAGYDVCFIHPKGNDEFPFCGEGVLIELIQAPKEVIEAFRKYFHK